Proteins from a single region of Streptomyces sp. TN58:
- a CDS encoding ABC transporter permease has product MIRRHAHFVGTYGLLTLTVLLFLVFSLVLPGTFPTMDNVSSILSNQSIPAILALGVTVPVAAGRFDLSIGYGLGLAHVMVMHLIVDEHWPWQLACLTVVVGGALAGVVNGIVVEFARIDSLIATLGTGSMMYAATGWITDGSRIVPGPEGLPAAFTSVYDSTFLGLPLPAYYVLALAAALWVLLERLPLGRYLYVIGSNPRAAAVLGIPTHRYSVVAFAASGLVTGFAGVLLAAQQQIGNPSVGLDYLLPAFVGALLGSTAIKPGRANALGTLVAVAVLAVGLAGIGQLGAQFWATPLFNGATLLIAVGLAGYSARRRLRAGATATGGAARTRHSRQDAP; this is encoded by the coding sequence GTGATCCGCCGGCACGCCCACTTCGTCGGCACCTACGGCCTGCTGACCCTGACGGTCCTGCTGTTCCTTGTCTTCTCCCTCGTCCTGCCGGGCACCTTCCCGACGATGGACAACGTCTCCTCGATCCTGTCCAACCAGTCGATCCCCGCCATCCTGGCGCTCGGGGTGACCGTCCCCGTCGCGGCCGGCCGGTTCGACCTGTCCATCGGCTACGGCCTGGGGCTGGCGCACGTCATGGTGATGCACCTCATCGTCGACGAGCACTGGCCCTGGCAGCTGGCCTGCCTCACGGTCGTCGTCGGCGGGGCGCTGGCCGGCGTCGTGAACGGCATCGTCGTCGAGTTCGCACGCATCGACTCCCTCATCGCCACGCTCGGCACCGGCAGCATGATGTACGCGGCGACCGGCTGGATCACCGACGGCAGCCGGATCGTCCCCGGTCCGGAAGGCCTCCCTGCCGCCTTCACCAGCGTGTACGACTCCACGTTCCTGGGCCTGCCGCTGCCCGCCTACTACGTCCTCGCCCTCGCCGCCGCCCTCTGGGTGCTGCTGGAACGGCTGCCGCTCGGCCGGTACCTGTACGTCATCGGCTCCAACCCGCGGGCCGCCGCCGTCCTCGGCATCCCCACCCACCGCTACTCCGTCGTCGCCTTCGCCGCGTCGGGCCTCGTCACCGGTTTCGCCGGGGTGCTCCTCGCGGCGCAGCAGCAGATCGGCAACCCGAGCGTCGGCCTGGACTACCTGCTGCCCGCGTTCGTCGGCGCCCTGCTCGGCTCCACCGCGATCAAACCCGGCCGCGCCAACGCGCTGGGCACCCTCGTCGCCGTCGCCGTCCTCGCCGTGGGACTCGCCGGGATCGGCCAGCTCGGCGCGCAGTTCTGGGCGACCCCGCTGTTCAACGGCGCGACCCTGCTCATCGCGGTCGGGCTGGCCGGCTACTCCGCCCGCCGCCGGCTGCGGGCCGGCGCCACCGCGACCGGCGGCGCCGCCCGTACCCGGCACAGCCGTCAGGACGCCCCCTGA
- a CDS encoding phenylacetate--CoA ligase family protein, with amino-acid sequence MLETGVRQVRVAMAMVFGRKLNVRAVERLVADALATLEEFGSLGDDVDELADGPFADPDERRDLQNRALQRTVARLAGRSHFYRERLAGIDIGGLTTETLTRIPVTRKADLLERPADFLCSTPYLATQTTGTTGRPVQMWLSRYEMELWPALIALSVVLRGDIRPGDRMQINLSSRATAAVQEDVEVCRLVGASCHVVGQVPPEESVEHLLGANGTRPTLLTGNPSYLARMLTAARRRGYGPADFGLRSIYAGGEIVSPALVRALRETFGAQTVGDNFGMTELLPVGGRTCSRHHLHIDPNMGYTEVLGLDTGEPVAPGQLGELTVTPYYPYRECMPVLRYNTGDVVRTLEGEPDCELAAVPAVSQILGKAGTLLRTADTVVTPRDVVEALDGTPGMPWPLRHRAQVGPDGRLHVEVASRTATTAEVAERLRARDIDARVTVLPLDDDEAARRFPLRCDLLEHTFTRSHA; translated from the coding sequence GTGCTGGAGACCGGTGTCCGGCAGGTCCGCGTGGCGATGGCCATGGTGTTCGGCCGGAAGCTGAACGTACGGGCCGTGGAGCGGCTGGTCGCCGACGCCCTCGCCACGCTGGAGGAGTTCGGCTCACTCGGCGACGACGTCGACGAACTGGCCGACGGGCCGTTCGCCGACCCGGACGAGCGCCGCGACCTGCAGAACCGCGCGCTCCAGCGGACCGTGGCCCGGCTCGCCGGACGATCGCACTTCTACCGGGAGCGGCTGGCCGGCATCGACATCGGCGGACTGACCACCGAGACCCTCACCCGGATCCCCGTCACCCGCAAGGCGGACCTGCTGGAACGCCCCGCCGACTTCCTGTGCAGCACCCCCTACCTCGCGACCCAGACGACCGGCACCACCGGCCGCCCCGTCCAGATGTGGCTCTCCCGCTACGAGATGGAACTCTGGCCCGCACTGATCGCGCTGTCCGTCGTGCTGCGCGGCGACATCCGCCCCGGCGACCGGATGCAGATCAACCTCAGCTCCCGGGCGACGGCCGCCGTACAGGAGGACGTGGAGGTCTGCCGGCTCGTCGGCGCCTCCTGCCACGTCGTCGGCCAGGTCCCGCCCGAGGAGTCCGTCGAGCACCTGCTCGGCGCCAACGGCACCCGCCCCACCCTGCTCACCGGCAACCCCAGCTACCTCGCCCGGATGCTCACCGCGGCCCGCCGCCGCGGCTACGGACCGGCCGACTTCGGGCTCCGCTCCATCTACGCCGGCGGGGAGATCGTGTCCCCCGCCCTCGTACGGGCCCTGCGCGAGACGTTCGGCGCGCAGACCGTCGGCGACAACTTCGGCATGACCGAACTGCTGCCCGTCGGCGGCCGCACGTGCAGCAGGCACCACCTCCACATCGACCCCAACATGGGCTACACCGAAGTCCTCGGCCTGGACACGGGCGAGCCCGTCGCCCCCGGACAACTCGGTGAACTGACCGTCACGCCGTACTACCCCTACCGGGAGTGCATGCCGGTCCTGCGGTACAACACCGGCGACGTGGTCCGCACCCTGGAGGGCGAACCGGACTGCGAACTGGCCGCCGTGCCCGCCGTCTCGCAGATCCTCGGCAAGGCGGGCACCCTGCTGCGCACCGCCGACACGGTCGTGACGCCGCGCGACGTCGTGGAGGCACTGGACGGCACACCGGGCATGCCGTGGCCGCTGCGCCACCGGGCGCAGGTCGGGCCCGACGGCCGCCTCCACGTGGAGGTCGCCTCGCGGACCGCGACCACGGCCGAGGTGGCCGAACGGCTGCGGGCCCGCGACATCGACGCGCGGGTCACCGTCCTGCCGCTGGACGACGACGAGGCCGCACGCCGCTTCCCCCTGCGCTGTGACCTGTTGGAGCACACCTTCACCCGGAGCCACGCATGA
- a CDS encoding substrate-binding domain-containing protein, protein MLAAAAAGCGGGTGGSRPSAAGCPAVLQEARASVGKAESTDTSWTGPTTGPAAVPGKSIVYVAQTMTNPGVAGVARGLQQAAQAIGWQVRVIDGEGSPAGIQAAVSQAVTLRPSGIVIGGFDPRLTSQQVARARAADIPLIGWHAVDTPGPSADPPLFTNITTRVQDVARISADWVIARSGGGAGAVLFTDDSIPFARTKADLIKRRLAACPGVELLAYENIPIPDASRRTPQEVSSLLSRFGKRWTHSVAVNDLYFADAAPALRAAGRPGVGPPANIGAGDGDPSAFQRINSRQYQAATVPEPLTQQGWQIANEFNRAFAGRPASGYVAPVHLVTADNSGGTTSWDPEGFREAYEKIWRG, encoded by the coding sequence CTGCTCGCGGCGGCCGCCGCCGGATGCGGCGGCGGCACGGGCGGCAGCAGGCCCTCGGCGGCGGGCTGCCCGGCCGTCCTCCAGGAGGCGCGGGCCTCCGTCGGGAAGGCGGAGAGCACCGACACCTCGTGGACCGGGCCGACGACCGGGCCGGCCGCCGTCCCGGGCAAGAGCATCGTCTACGTCGCGCAGACGATGACCAATCCGGGCGTCGCGGGCGTCGCGCGGGGCCTCCAGCAGGCCGCGCAGGCCATCGGCTGGCAGGTCCGGGTGATCGACGGGGAGGGCAGCCCGGCCGGGATCCAGGCGGCGGTGAGCCAGGCCGTCACGCTCAGGCCCTCGGGCATCGTCATCGGCGGGTTCGATCCGCGTCTGACCTCGCAGCAGGTGGCGCGGGCCCGGGCCGCGGACATCCCGCTCATCGGCTGGCACGCGGTCGACACCCCCGGCCCGAGCGCGGACCCGCCGCTCTTCACCAACATCACCACGAGGGTGCAGGACGTGGCGAGGATCAGCGCGGACTGGGTCATCGCACGGTCCGGCGGCGGGGCGGGCGCCGTCCTGTTCACCGATGACTCGATCCCCTTCGCGAGGACAAAGGCCGACCTGATCAAGCGGCGCCTCGCCGCATGCCCCGGCGTGGAACTCCTGGCGTACGAGAACATCCCGATCCCGGACGCGAGCCGGCGCACCCCGCAGGAGGTCTCCTCCCTCCTGTCCCGCTTCGGGAAGAGGTGGACCCACTCGGTCGCCGTCAACGACCTCTACTTCGCCGACGCCGCCCCGGCCCTGCGCGCCGCCGGCCGGCCGGGCGTCGGCCCGCCGGCCAACATCGGTGCCGGCGACGGCGATCCGTCCGCCTTCCAGCGCATCAACAGCAGGCAGTACCAGGCCGCCACCGTGCCGGAGCCGCTCACGCAGCAGGGGTGGCAGATCGCCAACGAGTTCAACCGCGCCTTCGCCGGCCGGCCCGCCAGCGGCTACGTCGCCCCCGTCCACCTGGTAACGGCCGACAACAGCGGCGGGACCACCTCCTGGGACCCCGAGGGATTCCGGGAGGCGTACGAGAAGATCTGGCGCGGGTAG